The proteins below are encoded in one region of Microbispora sp. NBC_01189:
- a CDS encoding ABC transporter permease yields the protein MTTSTLAAPAVVVGRGRRRRAPRAGVWAAAAFLLAVTVVAVAPGLVAHGSPDLTDAVAALRPPGGGHPLGTDANGRDMFTRIVYGTRPSVLAGLAATAIAVTGGTLVGLLAALGGRVLDEVAMRLVDVLLSLPGLLLALLVIAVVGPGTLNAVFAIAAYTLPGYARLVRAQTMVIRRSGYVEAAVSLGLTRAGIITRHVLPNAFAPLLVVATIEVGTALVAASSLSFLGLGPKPPAPEWGAMLSAGRDYFSVAWWVAVFPGLAITLTVLSVTVVGRHLQRRVEGRLS from the coding sequence GTGACCACGTCCACCCTTGCCGCACCCGCCGTGGTGGTGGGGCGCGGACGGCGGCGGCGGGCGCCGCGGGCCGGCGTCTGGGCCGCCGCGGCGTTCCTGCTGGCCGTGACCGTGGTCGCGGTGGCGCCCGGCCTCGTCGCGCACGGCTCGCCCGACCTCACCGACGCCGTCGCGGCGCTCCGGCCGCCGGGCGGCGGGCACCCGCTCGGCACCGACGCCAACGGGCGCGACATGTTCACCCGGATCGTGTACGGCACGAGGCCGTCGGTGCTGGCCGGGCTGGCCGCCACCGCCATCGCGGTGACCGGCGGCACCCTCGTCGGGCTGCTGGCCGCGCTCGGCGGCCGGGTGCTCGACGAGGTCGCCATGCGCCTCGTGGACGTCCTGCTCTCGCTGCCGGGACTGCTGCTGGCCCTGCTGGTCATCGCCGTCGTCGGCCCGGGCACGCTCAACGCGGTGTTCGCCATCGCCGCCTACACGCTGCCGGGGTACGCGCGCCTGGTCCGCGCCCAGACCATGGTCATCCGCAGGTCCGGGTACGTCGAGGCGGCCGTCTCCCTCGGGCTGACCAGAGCCGGGATCATCACGCGGCACGTGCTGCCCAACGCGTTCGCGCCGCTGCTGGTGGTGGCCACGATCGAGGTGGGCACCGCGCTGGTCGCGGCGTCGTCGCTGAGCTTCCTCGGCCTCGGCCCGAAGCCGCCCGCGCCCGAGTGGGGGGCGATGCTGTCGGCCGGGCGCGACTACTTCTCCGTCGCCTGGTGGGTCGCGGTCTTCCCGGGGCTCGCCATCACGCTCACCGTCCTTTCCGTCACGGTCGTCGGCCGCCACCTGCAGCGGCGCGTCGAAGGGAGACTGTCGTGA
- a CDS encoding ABC transporter permease — MTAVAVPATRARARVVRPVLVRLGTSVLVLWGAVTVAFAGLHLTPGNVVDLLIGSSTVTPEVRARIITDYGLDRPLPAQYAAYLGRVLHGDLGQSYQLHQSVASAIGEQVGSSVQLMLASFVLAVVVSVTVAVLTAGRRWARAVFSGIELVGISIPSFWAGILLLTVFSFGLGIFPATGGDGPESLVLPSVAMAIPVVATLSQVLREGLELTLEEPFVLTARSRGMSDLGVRLRHALRHALLPTVTLAGWMVSFLFGGAVIIESVFSRQGIGRLTLAAVGNKDLPVVMGVVLIASLLYVVINILLDLLYLAIDPRLRGA, encoded by the coding sequence ATGACCGCCGTCGCCGTACCGGCCACCCGGGCCCGCGCCCGGGTGGTCCGCCCGGTGCTGGTGCGGCTGGGCACGTCCGTCCTGGTGCTGTGGGGCGCGGTGACGGTCGCGTTCGCCGGCCTCCACCTCACCCCGGGCAACGTCGTCGACCTGCTCATCGGCAGCAGCACCGTCACGCCCGAGGTCCGCGCCCGGATCATCACCGACTACGGGCTGGACCGGCCGCTGCCCGCCCAGTACGCCGCCTACCTGGGCCGGGTGCTGCACGGCGACCTGGGCCAGTCGTACCAGCTGCACCAGTCGGTCGCCTCGGCGATCGGCGAGCAGGTCGGGTCGTCCGTCCAGCTCATGCTCGCGTCGTTCGTCCTTGCGGTCGTGGTCTCGGTCACGGTCGCGGTGCTGACGGCGGGCCGCCGGTGGGCGCGGGCGGTGTTCTCCGGCATCGAGCTGGTCGGCATCTCCATCCCGTCGTTCTGGGCCGGGATCCTGCTGCTCACCGTCTTCTCGTTCGGGCTGGGGATCTTCCCCGCCACCGGCGGGGACGGGCCGGAGAGCCTGGTCCTGCCGTCCGTCGCGATGGCGATCCCGGTCGTCGCGACGCTCAGCCAGGTGCTGCGCGAGGGCCTGGAGCTCACGCTGGAGGAGCCGTTCGTGCTCACCGCCCGCTCGCGCGGCATGTCCGATCTGGGCGTGCGGCTGCGGCACGCGCTGCGGCACGCACTGCTGCCCACGGTCACCCTGGCCGGGTGGATGGTCAGCTTCCTGTTCGGCGGGGCCGTGATCATCGAGTCGGTCTTCTCCCGGCAGGGCATCGGGCGGCTGACCCTCGCGGCCGTCGGCAACAAGGACCTGCCGGTCGTGATGGGGGTGGTGCTGATCGCCTCGCTGCTCTACGTCGTCATCAACATCCTGCTCGACCTGCTCTACCTGGCCATCGACCCGCGACTGCGAGGTGCCTGA
- a CDS encoding ABC transporter substrate-binding protein: MSTNTRLSIGVSLLGVLALAACGTTGRDTAAGKAPAGPVKGGTLTFAVNTEPSTCLDPHQSPADVAGLFTRPALDSLVSLDAEGRIHPWLATKWTVSPDQKTYTFTLRDGVKFSDGTAFDAEAVKANLDHIVNPATKSQLAAGYIEPYKGSEVVDAHTVQVHFGRPYSPFLSALATAYFGIESPESLKQPQDALCKKVVGSGPFVIDEYVVQKGITYHRNPGYDWAPEGAGHTGETYLDKLEIKVITEDSVRLGALTSGQVDGIASVPPVNVKQVRADSRLTVTTRQAPGGNYNYYPNTTSGPFADKRVRQAFRDGIDFATIVRNLYFGAFQPAAGPISPSTDGYDKTLEGKTTYDPAAAARLLDEAGWSGKDAEGYRTKDGKRLTIRWAFLKSFAREQRDTLAEQIQAEAKKIGFDVQFVSGTVNEWLEKYPKGDYDLVDFSWQRADGDSLRNLFDTSAIPTAAKFGQNAARLSDKDVDGWLSGALDTTDQARRAELYAKVQQRVTDEAAVFPVYVFNYLLGAGKKAHGIGWEPQAYPTFYDAWVEQA, encoded by the coding sequence ATGTCCACGAACACGCGCTTATCCATCGGCGTCTCGCTCCTGGGGGTCCTCGCCCTCGCCGCCTGCGGCACGACGGGCAGGGACACCGCGGCGGGCAAGGCGCCCGCCGGGCCGGTCAAGGGCGGCACGCTGACGTTCGCCGTCAACACCGAGCCCTCCACCTGCCTCGACCCCCACCAGAGCCCCGCCGACGTGGCCGGACTGTTCACCCGGCCCGCGCTGGACTCACTCGTGTCCCTGGACGCCGAGGGGAGGATCCACCCCTGGCTGGCCACCAAGTGGACCGTCTCGCCGGACCAGAAGACCTACACGTTCACCCTGCGCGACGGCGTGAAGTTCTCCGACGGCACGGCCTTCGACGCCGAGGCGGTCAAGGCCAACCTGGACCACATCGTCAACCCGGCGACCAAGTCGCAACTCGCCGCGGGCTACATCGAGCCGTACAAGGGCAGCGAGGTCGTCGACGCGCACACGGTGCAGGTCCACTTCGGCAGGCCGTACTCGCCGTTCCTGTCCGCCCTGGCCACGGCGTACTTCGGCATCGAGTCGCCCGAGTCGCTCAAGCAGCCGCAGGACGCGCTGTGCAAGAAGGTCGTCGGGTCCGGGCCGTTCGTGATCGACGAGTACGTGGTGCAGAAGGGCATCACCTACCACCGCAACCCCGGCTACGACTGGGCGCCGGAGGGCGCCGGGCACACCGGCGAGACCTACCTGGACAAGCTGGAGATCAAGGTCATCACCGAGGACTCGGTCCGGCTCGGCGCGCTGACCAGCGGGCAGGTCGACGGGATCGCCAGCGTGCCGCCGGTGAACGTCAAGCAGGTGCGGGCCGACTCCCGGCTGACCGTCACCACGCGGCAGGCGCCGGGCGGCAACTACAACTACTACCCGAACACGACCTCCGGGCCGTTCGCCGACAAGCGCGTCCGCCAGGCGTTCCGCGACGGCATCGACTTCGCGACGATCGTCCGGAACCTCTACTTCGGAGCGTTCCAGCCCGCTGCGGGCCCCATCTCCCCGTCGACCGACGGGTACGACAAGACGCTCGAAGGAAAGACGACGTACGACCCCGCGGCGGCCGCCCGGCTGCTGGACGAGGCCGGCTGGTCGGGGAAGGACGCCGAGGGCTACCGGACCAAGGACGGCAAGCGGCTGACGATCCGCTGGGCATTCCTCAAGTCGTTCGCCCGTGAGCAGCGCGACACGCTGGCCGAGCAGATCCAGGCCGAGGCCAAGAAGATCGGCTTCGACGTGCAGTTCGTCTCCGGCACCGTCAACGAATGGCTGGAGAAGTATCCCAAGGGCGACTACGACCTCGTCGACTTCAGCTGGCAGCGCGCCGACGGCGACTCCCTGCGCAACCTGTTCGACACCTCCGCCATCCCCACGGCCGCCAAGTTCGGCCAGAACGCCGCCCGCCTGTCCGACAAGGACGTCGACGGCTGGCTGAGCGGGGCGCTGGACACGACCGACCAGGCCAGGCGGGCCGAGCTGTACGCCAAGGTGCAGCAGCGGGTCACCGACGAGGCCGCGGTCTTCCCGGTGTACGTGTTCAACTACCTGCTCGGGGCCGGGAAGAAGGCGCACGGCATCGGCTGGGAGCCGCAGGCGTACCCGACCTTCTACGACGCCTGGGTCGAGCAGGCATGA
- a CDS encoding HAMP domain-containing sensor histidine kinase, translating into MDRRPGLSTRLKLTLSYAGFLLLAGALLLAVVWVFLLRYVPDGALGTGPRGGPPGAAPLRFIPNRTDLQRAFVPRAAEALAFLLAFGLLGGWILAGRMLAPLTRITDAARTTANGSLSHRIRMKGRRDEFRELSDAFDSMLDRLESHVAEQRRFAANASHELRTPLAISRTLLDVARRDPTRDRDELLDRLHTVNQRAIDLTAALLLLSRGDRGDFARESVDLSLVAEEAAETLLPLAEHRRITLNVTGGAARTDGSAELLARMVTNLVQNAIVHNLPAGGTVTVHTEAYGGTSLLRVENTGRPLPPELIPTLTEPFQRGTERVRTDEHAGAGLGLAIAHSVVRAHNGTLDLAPGPDGGLLVTVRLPGVP; encoded by the coding sequence ATGGATAGGCGCCCGGGGCTCAGCACCCGGCTGAAACTCACCCTCAGCTACGCCGGGTTCCTCCTGCTCGCCGGCGCTCTCCTGCTGGCCGTGGTGTGGGTGTTCCTGCTGCGTTACGTGCCCGACGGCGCGCTCGGCACCGGGCCGAGGGGCGGCCCGCCCGGGGCGGCGCCGCTGCGGTTCATCCCCAACCGCACCGACCTCCAGCGCGCCTTCGTCCCCCGCGCGGCCGAGGCGCTGGCCTTTCTGCTGGCGTTCGGCCTGCTGGGCGGATGGATCCTGGCCGGCCGGATGCTCGCACCGCTCACCCGGATCACGGACGCGGCCCGGACGACCGCGAACGGGTCGCTGTCCCACCGGATCCGCATGAAGGGCCGCCGGGACGAGTTCCGCGAGCTCTCCGACGCGTTCGACTCGATGCTCGACCGACTCGAGTCCCACGTCGCCGAGCAGCGGAGGTTCGCCGCGAACGCCTCCCACGAACTGCGCACACCGCTGGCGATCTCGCGCACGCTCCTCGACGTCGCCCGCCGGGACCCGACACGGGACCGGGACGAACTCCTCGACCGCCTGCACACCGTCAACCAGCGGGCGATCGATCTCACCGCGGCCCTGCTGCTGCTCAGCCGCGGCGACCGCGGCGACTTCGCCCGTGAGAGCGTCGACCTCTCCCTCGTCGCCGAGGAAGCCGCCGAAACGCTGCTTCCCCTCGCCGAACACCGCCGGATCACGCTGAACGTCACCGGCGGAGCGGCCCGGACCGACGGCTCCGCCGAGCTCCTGGCCCGGATGGTGACGAACCTCGTCCAGAACGCGATCGTCCACAACCTCCCCGCCGGCGGCACCGTGACGGTCCACACCGAGGCGTACGGCGGCACCAGCCTGCTGCGGGTCGAGAACACGGGCCGCCCGCTCCCGCCGGAACTGATCCCGACCCTCACCGAGCCCTTCCAGCGCGGAACGGAACGCGTCCGCACCGACGAGCACGCCGGCGCCGGTCTCGGCCTGGCCATCGCGCACAGCGTCGTCCGCGCCCACAACGGGACGCTCGATCTCGCCCCCGGCCCGGACGGCGGTCTCCTCGTCACCGTACGGCTTCCCGGCGTGCCGTAG
- a CDS encoding response regulator transcription factor has protein sequence MRVLIVEDEPYLAEAVRDGLRLEAIAADIAGDGDSALELLGVNSYDIAVLDRDIPGPSGDEVARRIVASGSGIPILMLTAADRIDDKASGFGLGADDYLTKPFELRELVLRLRALDRRRAYARPPVREIAGLRLDPFRREVFRGERYVALTRKQFAVLEVLVAAEGGIVSAEELLERAWDENANPLTNAVRITVSALRKRLGEPWVIATVPGVGYRIDTGTGTGTATGTGPGSTHG, from the coding sequence ATGCGCGTGCTGATCGTGGAGGACGAGCCCTACCTGGCCGAAGCCGTCCGGGACGGTCTGCGGCTGGAGGCGATCGCCGCCGACATCGCCGGCGACGGCGATTCGGCCCTGGAACTGCTCGGCGTCAACTCCTACGACATCGCGGTCCTCGACCGCGACATTCCCGGCCCCTCCGGCGACGAGGTCGCCCGGCGCATCGTCGCCTCCGGCAGCGGCATCCCGATCCTCATGCTCACCGCCGCCGACCGGATCGACGACAAGGCCTCCGGGTTCGGGCTCGGCGCCGACGACTACCTCACCAAACCGTTCGAGCTCCGGGAGCTCGTCCTGCGGCTGCGGGCGCTCGACCGCAGACGGGCGTACGCCCGGCCCCCGGTTCGCGAGATCGCGGGCCTGCGGCTCGACCCCTTCCGCCGGGAGGTCTTCCGCGGCGAGCGCTACGTCGCGCTCACCCGCAAGCAGTTCGCCGTGCTGGAGGTCCTCGTCGCCGCCGAGGGCGGGATCGTCAGCGCCGAGGAGCTGCTGGAACGGGCCTGGGACGAGAACGCCAACCCCCTCACCAACGCCGTGCGCATCACCGTCTCCGCACTGCGCAAACGGCTCGGCGAACCCTGGGTCATCGCCACGGTGCCCGGTGTCGGCTATCGGATCGACACCGGCACCGGCACCGGCACCGCCACGGGGACGGGGCCCGGCAGCACGCATGGATAG
- a CDS encoding VanZ family protein, protein MDHRAAPSAPLRRTRRIVLAGLAILALAGAVFAVRRPLTMAAPACLAGRWHGCFDTENGVLLMMLAGLPAAAMVTWGLTLPRRAAGVASAWRRSLAEVGVVYGTAPFVWITLMPGPGAGVVPGRVSLVPLRDLVTMGPIGIGGNLLIFAALGFFAPLRFAALASVPRILALGAGSSAVVETLQYVLRLDRVSSVDDVLVNAAGAVLFGLASRRWWHAVAEAPPDRPRPEPAPMPVPARVRARAD, encoded by the coding sequence ATGGACCACCGCGCAGCCCCCTCAGCACCACTCCGCCGCACGCGCCGGATCGTGCTCGCCGGCCTGGCGATCCTCGCCCTGGCGGGCGCCGTGTTCGCCGTGCGGCGGCCGCTCACGATGGCCGCCCCGGCGTGCCTGGCCGGGCGGTGGCACGGCTGCTTCGACACGGAGAACGGCGTGCTGCTCATGATGCTGGCAGGGCTGCCGGCGGCCGCCATGGTGACGTGGGGCCTGACGCTCCCGCGGCGGGCCGCCGGCGTCGCCTCGGCGTGGCGGAGGTCGCTGGCCGAGGTGGGGGTGGTCTACGGGACGGCGCCGTTCGTATGGATCACTTTGATGCCGGGCCCGGGGGCCGGCGTCGTCCCCGGCCGGGTGAGCCTGGTCCCGCTGCGGGACCTGGTCACGATGGGGCCGATCGGGATCGGCGGCAACCTGCTGATCTTCGCGGCGCTGGGGTTCTTCGCGCCGCTGCGTTTCGCGGCGCTGGCGTCCGTGCCGCGGATCCTGGCGCTCGGGGCGGGCTCCTCGGCCGTGGTCGAGACCCTGCAGTACGTCCTGCGGCTCGACCGGGTGTCGTCGGTGGACGACGTGCTGGTCAACGCCGCCGGCGCCGTGCTCTTCGGGCTGGCGTCGCGCCGCTGGTGGCACGCCGTGGCGGAGGCGCCGCCGGACCGGCCCCGCCCCGAGCCTGCGCCCATGCCGGTGCCCGCACGGGTACGAGCGCGGGCAGACTGA
- a CDS encoding serine hydrolase domain-containing protein, translating to MDSDSLRDVGRRQLVKWSGLAAAGVVAAGGAPRSATPPRPDRPGGDRGDRIPPDTLPGGAYDRYVARLAAEGRFSGVVLLSHRGRTVLSRAYGMADEKRKIRNREVTAFALSSAGKPFHAVAVLQLAQRGKLKLTDTIGTHLTGFAEDVAGQVTIHHLLSGTSGLDMPKEDVQRVFQSRAEVHEYHERRVRQARLTGVPGLPSTGHQEAEATVPALIVEAVSGMTYWDYVQKHIFRRCGMTGSAFHTRPQWLTGGNIAHPYMEVAGGGVVDALTNLDKGSPYPYILGKNPGRAFVDAPGDGGFATAPDLVRFARALSDGTVLDRPWADVLTAAKAPHGQASFAAYGIATDIVEGQWAYQRSGGNPGVGANWSIYPDTGWAGVILTNHDSAPLVDIIGQELRAVTGASPGGGTGG from the coding sequence ATGGACTCGGATTCGTTACGTGATGTCGGCCGGCGGCAGCTGGTCAAGTGGAGCGGGCTGGCGGCCGCCGGTGTGGTGGCGGCCGGGGGAGCGCCGAGATCGGCCACGCCGCCCCGGCCGGATCGTCCCGGGGGCGACCGGGGCGACCGGATCCCTCCGGACACCCTGCCCGGCGGGGCTTACGACCGGTACGTGGCGCGGCTCGCCGCCGAGGGCAGGTTCTCCGGTGTGGTGCTGCTGTCGCACCGGGGACGGACGGTGCTGTCCCGCGCCTACGGCATGGCCGACGAGAAGAGGAAGATCCGCAACCGCGAGGTCACGGCGTTCGCCCTCAGCTCGGCGGGCAAGCCGTTCCACGCGGTGGCCGTCCTGCAACTGGCCCAGCGGGGAAAGCTGAAGCTGACGGACACGATCGGCACCCACCTGACGGGCTTTGCCGAGGACGTCGCCGGCCAGGTGACCATCCACCACCTGCTGTCCGGCACCTCCGGGCTGGACATGCCGAAGGAGGACGTGCAGCGCGTCTTCCAGAGCCGGGCCGAGGTGCACGAGTATCACGAGCGACGGGTCCGGCAGGCTCGGCTGACCGGCGTCCCGGGCCTGCCCAGCACCGGCCACCAGGAGGCGGAGGCCACCGTCCCCGCGCTGATCGTGGAGGCGGTGTCCGGCATGACCTACTGGGACTACGTCCAGAAGCACATCTTCCGGCGCTGCGGCATGACCGGCTCGGCGTTCCACACCAGGCCGCAGTGGCTCACCGGCGGGAACATCGCGCACCCGTACATGGAGGTGGCCGGCGGCGGCGTCGTGGACGCCCTCACCAACCTGGACAAGGGCAGCCCGTATCCGTACATCCTGGGCAAGAACCCGGGCCGCGCCTTCGTCGACGCCCCCGGGGACGGCGGCTTCGCCACCGCGCCGGATCTGGTCCGGTTCGCGCGGGCGCTGAGCGACGGCACGGTGCTGGACCGGCCCTGGGCCGACGTGCTCACCGCGGCCAAGGCCCCCCACGGGCAGGCGTCGTTCGCCGCGTACGGGATCGCGACCGACATCGTCGAGGGCCAGTGGGCGTACCAGCGCTCCGGCGGCAACCCCGGTGTCGGCGCCAACTGGAGCATCTACCCCGACACCGGCTGGGCCGGCGTCATCCTCACCAACCACGACAGCGCGCCGCTGGTGGACATCATCGGACAGGAACTGCGGGCCGTCACCGGGGCCTCGCCCGGCGGCGGCACGGGCGGCTGA